From a single Nicotiana tabacum cultivar K326 chromosome 8, ASM71507v2, whole genome shotgun sequence genomic region:
- the LOC142163373 gene encoding uncharacterized protein LOC142163373: MDEVEMVTVFLQAQEADYFQNMMFAMGKPFTEAIKIGEMPVPQTRQNPVSPAYRAGTRCAYHSGAEGHDTDDCCTLKRTVENLIEQRKIVLRDEDVPNVTNNPLPAHNNGPVIGMICEDKEFDPALKAIIAIADEEKKPKAAPKQDKGEKKKETTPPKSEKKIEVETGGTPPKDGVLYVPQGRKEKQMTLSPPRRFELNKTTQKYVPKGAYVMRGPIKPSKLNEPVVIGRAPQKPMKDPTAVPWNYNKTVVTYKGKEILGEVQENNPVEKYSNLEEVNNATRKRFPLKKLVSAEEAEAFFQNMKMADYEVIDQLRKFPEQVSLLALLMNSAEHQKVLIKTLNEAYVPVDTSVEQLERMAERFFAINQITFSKNDLPSEGAAHNKALHLTVKCKGHYVKRVMLDGGSGVDICPLSTLQRMEIGTEIIRPNNVCIRAFDGIKRDTIGEIDLILTIVPVDFEVTFQMVKFEHEDQEIVVYGEDEQSIYRDPSVPNLEAREGSEHIVYQAFGIVVADQYKEGNSCPQTFLSNASIMVAKEMIRHGFKLGKGLGKSLQGIVELITLPTSEKFFGVGFRPTPADIRWADDRKNDGWVLPQPVPHLIPLGVDG; this comes from the exons atGGATGAGGTTGAAATGGTCACAGTTTTCCTTCAAGCTCAGGAAGCtgactacttccaaaatatgatgttcGCAATGGGTAAACCGTTCACTGAAGCTatcaagattggcgaaatg CCTGTTCCTCAAACCAGGCAAAACCCAGTATCACCCGCTTACAGAGCCGGTACCCGATGCGCCTATCACTCAGGGGCAGAAGGGCATGACACGGATGATTGCTGCACTCTGAAGAGAACCGTGGAGAACTTGATAGAACAAAGGAAGATAGTGCTGAGGGATGAAGATGTTCCCAATGTGACCAACAACCCACTGCcagcccacaacaacgggccggtaattggaatgatttgtgaggataagGAATTTGACCCAGCATTAAAGGCCATCATTGCCATTGCTGacgaagaaaagaaaccaaaagctgCCCCGAAGCAAGataaaggggagaaaaagaaagaaaccaCCCCTCCAAAGTCAGAGAAGAAAATTGAAGTTGAGACTGGGGGAACGCCTCCCAAAGATGGTGTTCTCTACGTCCCTCAAGGCCGTAAAGAAAAGCAGATGACATTGAGTCCTCCCAGGAGATTCGAGCTGAACAAAACAACCCAGAAGTATGTGCCCAAGGGGGCTTATGTGATGCGGGGGCCAATTAAGCCATCGAAGCTGAATGAACCCGTGGTTATTGGACGCGCGCCACAGAAGCCCATGAAAGATCCTACTGCTGTtccctggaactacaacaaaacggTGGTGACATATAAGGGAAAAGAAATCCTAggagaagttcaagaaaataaccctGTTGAAAAGTATTCCAATTTGGAAGAGGTGAACAACGCTACTAGAAAGCGCTTCCCACTTAAGAAACTCGTGAGTGCCGAAGAAGCGGAGGCTTTCtttcaaaacatgaaaatggcaGATTATGAGGTGATTGACCAACTTCGAAAATTTCCCGAACAAGTCTCCTTGTTGGCTTTGTTGATGAACTCTGCTGAACATCAGAAAGtattgatcaagacccttaacGAAGCATATGTGCCTGTTGACACTTCTGTAGAGCAGTTGGAGAGAATGGCAGAAAGATTTTTCGCAATCAACCAGATCACTTTCAGCAAAAATGATTTGCCCTCAGAAGGGGCCGCACATAACAAAGCCCTGCACCTAACAGTCAAATGCAAAGGGCACTACgtgaaaagggttatgttggaCGGAGGCTCTGGAGTAGACATTTGCCCACTTTCAACTCTACAGCGcatggaaattgggaccgaaataatccgacccaacaatgtctgcatACGTGCCTTCGATGGCATCaaaagggacacaattggagaGATCGATCTAATTCTGACCATCGTCCCAGTagactttgaagtaaccttccag atggtgaagttcgagcatGAGGATCAAGAGATCGTGGTCTACGGagaagatgagcaatcaatttatcgggacccatcagtcCCAAATCTTGAAGCAAGAGAGGGGAGTGAGCACATAGTTTATCAGGCTTTTGGAATTGTGGTTGCAGACCAGTACAAAGAAGGAAACTCTTGTCCCCAAACCTTcctttctaatgcatcaatcatggtggccaaagaaatgatccgacatggCTTCAAACTGGGGAAGGGACTTGGGAAATCATTGCAAGGGATAGTTGAACTTATCACCCTGCCCACCAGTGAAAAGTTCTTCGGGGTAGGCTTCCGACCCACTCCAGCTGATATAAGATGGGCagatgatagaaagaatgatggttgggtcttgcctcagccggTTCCGCATCT gaTACCActaggtgttgatggatga